The following coding sequences lie in one Niabella agricola genomic window:
- a CDS encoding HEAT repeat domain-containing protein, which yields MKKDILKEFVSENRDDFDDQEPGSDVLGKIQARLGLEPSVVVPRAKVLRFPYWWAAAAAIIVVIIGSVVFFPQHNTGELPIAKTAEPTSVKPGLPAGKKDSMGTVPLMATAAPVPERKKPVVRKPVRTGTEKNAGAYIGATIEMAASNTTTDDWQKALQSESSSTRLAAVLACGKSSAALSGSDLERLTYTMNNDENSNVRLAALEVLKKQGNPTAVEPLILQSVARQDDPVVQMELLASLSSDEATKIKQQLLAITQNPTNIDAVRNQAYAALLRSESNF from the coding sequence ATGAAAAAAGATATTTTAAAAGAATTTGTATCCGAAAACAGGGATGATTTCGATGATCAGGAACCGGGTTCAGATGTACTGGGTAAAATTCAGGCCCGGCTGGGGTTGGAGCCATCCGTTGTGGTACCCCGGGCAAAAGTCCTTCGGTTTCCGTATTGGTGGGCCGCTGCGGCGGCAATCATTGTAGTGATCATCGGTAGCGTGGTTTTTTTTCCGCAGCATAACACGGGAGAGCTTCCGATCGCGAAAACTGCGGAGCCGACATCCGTAAAACCCGGCCTTCCTGCCGGTAAAAAAGATTCGATGGGTACAGTGCCTTTAATGGCAACAGCTGCTCCGGTTCCGGAACGAAAGAAGCCTGTTGTAAGAAAGCCGGTGAGGACGGGCACAGAAAAAAATGCAGGGGCTTATATAGGGGCTACAATCGAAATGGCGGCTTCCAATACAACGACAGATGACTGGCAAAAAGCGCTGCAAAGCGAAAGCTCATCTACCCGGCTGGCAGCAGTGCTGGCCTGCGGAAAAAGCAGTGCCGCCTTGTCCGGCAGCGATTTGGAAAGGCTGACCTATACGATGAACAACGACGAAAACAGCAATGTACGCCTGGCCGCCCTGGAAGTACTGAAGAAGCAGGGTAACCCGACGGCCGTTGAACCGCTCATCTTGCAATCCGTTGCCCGGCAGGACGACCCGGTTGTACAAATGGAATTACTGGCTTCTCTATCTTCCGATGAAGCTACAAAAATTAAACAACAGCTATTAGCCATCACTCAAAATCCAACGAATATCGATGCTGTGCGCAACCAGGCCTATGCGGCACTGCTTCGATCAGAATCCAATTTTTAA
- a CDS encoding DMP19 family protein, translated as MTSSKIQDQEWDQLKELVSAILIHAGATGRTQLTENEQDLVALWKLEKEMQRGGFLHFFCSGGNAYFAHAKRCLDKLGAKKCARIITAAFQIIARVTKGFLNVPLNEIPVYLSEEELERLNELDEEYRKYSMDIRKQLPGLFESRSAI; from the coding sequence ATGACGAGTTCAAAAATACAAGACCAGGAATGGGATCAGCTCAAAGAACTGGTTTCCGCTATTCTTATCCATGCCGGGGCGACTGGCCGGACGCAACTAACCGAAAACGAACAGGACTTGGTTGCTCTTTGGAAATTAGAAAAAGAAATGCAGCGGGGCGGCTTTCTTCATTTTTTCTGTAGTGGCGGTAATGCTTATTTTGCCCATGCAAAACGCTGTCTGGATAAGCTGGGAGCAAAAAAATGCGCGCGCATTATTACCGCAGCGTTCCAGATAATTGCCAGGGTAACGAAGGGTTTTTTAAACGTGCCCTTAAATGAAATTCCCGTGTATCTTTCGGAAGAGGAACTGGAACGGCTGAATGAACTGGACGAGGAATACCGGAAATACAGTATGGATATCCGGAAACAGCTGCCGGGTTTATTTGAATCCCGGTCGGCAATATAA
- a CDS encoding DUF4097 family beta strand repeat-containing protein, with amino-acid sequence MKRIVATIILSITLVSLTNGQDRQFKLSKKTGTLKVNIPGVTIEGYDGNEIVFSAPQLKNEEKDERAEGLRLVTGSGLTDNTGLNLSVRENAGVIDVDYVGKRAQEPIAIKVPNTMAVKVATTDVMNAGRRVDVKDFKGELEISVMYNAISLQNVTGPVNAKTIYGELTAIFASVVKGPVSLVSVYKFVDVSIPSGLKANVNLSSKNGNIYAADGLDIKREAPKEQKNSDGEDLTGLKEWSRSTDIIGTLNGGGVDLILKTGYGKIYLRKN; translated from the coding sequence ATGAAAAGAATAGTAGCAACCATTATTTTATCTATAACACTCGTTTCTTTAACCAACGGGCAGGACCGGCAATTCAAATTGTCTAAAAAGACCGGTACATTGAAGGTGAATATTCCAGGTGTAACCATTGAAGGGTACGATGGCAATGAAATTGTTTTTTCGGCACCACAGCTTAAGAACGAAGAAAAGGACGAACGGGCTGAAGGGCTTAGGCTGGTTACCGGTTCCGGTTTAACGGACAATACAGGACTTAATCTAAGCGTTCGCGAAAACGCAGGTGTGATTGATGTAGATTACGTAGGGAAAAGAGCCCAGGAGCCCATTGCCATAAAAGTACCCAACACTATGGCCGTAAAGGTTGCCACAACGGATGTTATGAATGCCGGAAGAAGGGTGGATGTCAAAGATTTTAAAGGCGAACTGGAAATCAGCGTCATGTACAATGCCATTTCCCTGCAAAATGTTACAGGCCCTGTGAATGCGAAAACCATTTATGGCGAGCTTACAGCAATATTTGCTTCCGTGGTAAAAGGCCCCGTATCCCTGGTTTCCGTCTATAAATTTGTAGATGTGAGCATTCCCTCCGGTTTGAAGGCCAATGTCAATCTCTCCTCTAAAAACGGGAACATCTATGCAGCCGATGGCCTGGATATCAAGAGAGAGGCCCCGAAAGAGCAAAAAAACAGTGACGGAGAAGACCTTACCGGGTTAAAGGAATGGAGCCGGTCTACAGATATCATAGGTACACTCAATGGCGGTGGTGTTGACCTGATTTTAAAAACCGGTTATGGAAAGATCTACCTGCGTAAAAACTAA
- a CDS encoding RNA polymerase sigma factor — MLQLPKDLDDQELMKRCRQGRADCFSELYGRYKKAVFNTILRLVTDFAQAEDLLQEVFIALYQEIMKGRQIEHFGGFSRRVAANRAISHLRKQKHILVFEECHENIIEEEAENEDLFEWRVEEVKKAINSLPEGFRTVVNLYVVEGLPQEEIAGLLGISHATVRTQYHRARKKILSLLQKETV, encoded by the coding sequence GTGTTGCAACTACCAAAGGACTTAGATGACCAGGAGCTGATGAAGCGATGCCGGCAAGGCCGTGCCGACTGTTTTTCTGAACTCTACGGGCGTTATAAAAAGGCGGTGTTCAACACGATCCTGCGCTTGGTGACGGATTTTGCCCAGGCGGAAGATTTGCTGCAGGAAGTGTTTATTGCACTCTACCAGGAAATTATGAAAGGCCGGCAAATCGAACATTTCGGCGGTTTTTCAAGGCGGGTTGCGGCTAACAGGGCCATTAGCCATTTACGCAAGCAAAAGCATATCCTGGTTTTTGAAGAGTGCCATGAAAATATTATAGAAGAGGAAGCCGAAAATGAAGATCTTTTTGAATGGCGGGTGGAAGAAGTAAAAAAGGCCATCAATTCCCTGCCGGAAGGATTCCGGACCGTGGTGAACCTGTATGTAGTAGAAGGATTGCCGCAGGAAGAGATTGCCGGACTCCTGGGTATTTCTCATGCAACCGTGCGTACGCAATATCACCGGGCCAGAAAGAAAATATTGTCGCTCCTACAAAAAGAGACCGTATAA
- a CDS encoding DUF4097 family beta strand repeat-containing protein, producing MKKVLLCLLLTGITELLFAQRVIEKTYKTSKEQPVLLQFDFPKVKISSWNKDEIYVKATVNINDNKQNDRFELLDQTVDGKLVIRDTIDFRHIDKQYYIEVDGIKKHFESQADFENYRNAHKNEKISSYTTNNVAIEVEVVLPVKDYIQIKSKFGLVEVQHYAGPLTVQTEFGKIDARLKESNVGKIKLTNHFGKIYSDFNLKPTEKEERSFYTSITAIPGSGPVYELSSKFGNIYLRNEK from the coding sequence ATGAAGAAGGTATTGCTTTGCCTGTTATTAACAGGTATTACAGAACTTTTGTTTGCGCAAAGGGTCATTGAAAAAACATACAAAACCTCAAAAGAACAGCCGGTGCTCTTACAGTTCGATTTTCCAAAAGTAAAGATCAGCAGCTGGAATAAAGATGAAATCTATGTAAAAGCAACGGTTAATATCAATGACAATAAGCAGAATGACCGTTTTGAATTGCTGGATCAAACCGTTGACGGAAAACTGGTCATCCGGGATACCATTGATTTCAGGCATATTGATAAGCAATACTACATAGAGGTAGATGGAATAAAAAAACATTTTGAAAGCCAGGCAGATTTTGAAAATTATAGGAACGCGCATAAAAATGAAAAGATCAGTTCGTATACAACCAACAATGTAGCGATTGAGGTTGAAGTGGTGTTGCCTGTAAAGGATTATATACAAATCAAATCAAAGTTTGGATTGGTGGAAGTACAGCATTATGCCGGCCCGTTGACCGTGCAAACCGAGTTTGGAAAAATAGATGCCCGGCTAAAGGAATCGAATGTTGGGAAAATTAAGCTGACCAACCATTTTGGAAAGATCTATTCCGATTTTAACCTGAAACCAACTGAAAAAGAAGAACGGTCCTTCTACACGTCCATCACCGCTATACCCGGCAGTGGGCCGGTGTACGAGTTGAGTTCCAAATTTGGAAATATCTATTTGCGGAACGAGAAATAA
- a CDS encoding AraC family transcriptional regulator, with amino-acid sequence MGLQGTVIRSIFQTAASFGAAFDPLCQASGINPEEISDSEHMVEWEKAALVWVPLLKLSEDPLIGLHVGMGTHKLLHGMIGFLIQSCKDIDQCIQMLCRYGSMASPMVEYRYTVNETATLEMAQHQMWLKKHPEPARHANDFLFAAVMNTCGALAGKRIVPLRIELAYKMRNISEYRNFFGCEVLFNKEANRIILKKETIATPVLTSDQSMFELFNSIMADKQALLASNRTAENLRQVLFMQFKGRIPTIEEAARALNMTVRHLQRRLLQEQTSFRDVAGSIRKEIAIQLMQNPAIKISEVSDILGYSDLTAFRKAFKSWTNTTPRALRKAGVD; translated from the coding sequence ATGGGTTTACAGGGAACGGTGATTCGCTCTATTTTTCAAACGGCTGCTTCATTTGGAGCAGCATTCGATCCGCTTTGCCAGGCATCCGGCATCAACCCTGAAGAAATCAGCGATTCGGAACATATGGTAGAATGGGAAAAGGCGGCGCTTGTATGGGTGCCGCTCTTAAAGCTGTCGGAAGATCCGCTGATCGGCCTGCATGTAGGCATGGGTACCCATAAACTGCTTCATGGGATGATTGGTTTTTTGATCCAAAGCTGTAAAGATATTGACCAGTGTATCCAGATGCTGTGCCGCTACGGCTCTATGGCTTCGCCGATGGTCGAATACCGGTATACCGTTAATGAAACGGCAACCCTGGAGATGGCACAACACCAGATGTGGCTGAAGAAACACCCGGAACCGGCCCGGCACGCCAATGATTTTTTATTCGCCGCCGTTATGAATACCTGTGGTGCTTTGGCAGGGAAACGCATCGTTCCCCTGCGGATTGAACTGGCTTATAAAATGCGGAATATTTCCGAGTACCGGAACTTTTTTGGCTGCGAAGTGCTTTTTAATAAAGAAGCCAACCGTATTATCCTGAAGAAAGAAACCATCGCAACCCCGGTGCTCACCAGTGATCAGTCTATGTTTGAATTATTTAATTCCATTATGGCGGATAAGCAGGCTTTACTGGCTTCAAACCGAACAGCAGAAAACTTAAGACAGGTATTGTTTATGCAGTTCAAAGGGCGGATTCCCACCATTGAAGAAGCCGCCAGGGCATTGAATATGACCGTCCGCCATTTGCAACGCAGGCTTCTTCAGGAGCAAACCAGCTTTCGCGATGTTGCAGGTTCTATTCGAAAAGAGATCGCCATCCAACTGATGCAAAACCCGGCCATAAAAATCTCGGAGGTTTCCGATATCCTGGGTTATTCCGATCTTACAGCGTTCCGGAAAGCCTTTAAATCCTGGACGAATACCACACCCCGGGCACTCAGAAAGGCAGGTGTAGATTGA